The Triticum aestivum cultivar Chinese Spring chromosome 7B, IWGSC CS RefSeq v2.1, whole genome shotgun sequence genome window below encodes:
- the LOC123157020 gene encoding disease resistance protein RGA5 isoform X1, whose amino-acid sequence MGDANVLERILDGAADPTNLSLQLLKDITGNFSQDRKIGQGGFGEVYKGVLGEKIVAVKRIHINENTVDDGLFRREFGSLSKTNHRNVVRFLGVCSNTLQKTIEDAWSGEIRLASVLERLLCFEYISNGSLDKHITDELRGLEWETRYEIITGICKGLRYLHKEKDIIHMDLKPANILLHHQDGKYMIPKITDFGLARPNKNSHTVGQCYGTPGYWAPECRDDSKTTTACDIYSLGAIIIELVTGCKDIPDKNYVLRRWRHRWNNPPTQLQYQQVTRCIDIAVRCREKNPESRPSISEIINFLSESEETCGQIIPCLDEDDMLRINPLELRLPSELKNEISCKVEPRNGTRNCIAFNIQLPSAQYSAQPVKCIVQPRSMYVVMITVQARDVREHDHADKLIVESMKWTEGLGQEDIIECMSGAEKRKEVDEVDLIVVYETTKPQENCKRRRETNMPGDEDPKARKIKIVESASCSGENKEAPSMDINSSTRGQCTGKTEQCKLYPLQSFSRHSATNEKYLGKKSHRAVDVSRGAMGSLLDKLGKLVTEDYSLDPSIKSDIESFSSELEIMHQDLPKLENIDNAKIWVDKVRELSYYIEDMVDTFLVHVELDSSRCGFRELTCKGLKLLVNGMTTHDHTDDVIKDIKVKVKAVADGKGKYNIDVNNVVANAIEKAAIYPRMAVYTNKEHLIGIETPRDDVIGLFEEGGDVDKQELRIVSIVGMGGLGKTTLAKAVYEEFKGYSHKAFVSVGQNPDLVNVLKKTIRDCQGREYNAAKLEQLDVEQLCNELRNFLKDKRYFIVIDDLWGCPLWDTINSAFPRDKCGSRVITTTRIQEVVDRESWNVENKVYRIKPLSHKDSRSLFFRRISDPRKDCPVTPRKEEILADILRRCGGMPLAINSIASHLARHSSESSWEHVRKSLGATQCNDVEQMKKILDLSYIHLPDHLKTCLLYVCMYSEDRKINKNDLLRQWVAEGFVSTDGGQDAEDVAEEYFKALIDMFMIQPWKIDYCTNEVLSCRVHDIILELMRSKSSEEKFIHVIDGLKDVSGQIHRVSVQYNDKEDSRTLKTIKGSLSHARSVLLYRASLLPAFLEFKHVRVLHLEDKVYSREPLDLTGISSLFFLRYLKIALHPLSGDLKLPDQLGQLQQLETIHLKGGGLKKYPSDLCTLPRLSCLIYSRYGGIMLPYGIERLKSLHILKGVCLYKSSVETIKGLGELTNLRNLGINSNFPIGWGFHESEEVAYARMNALHSSISSLSTSVRILTLHAYLPGHDMEYWNRTLFPQGSHIRKLHLSGCSFYTCPEWIGQLHDLYSLTITVMEVADSISIVEGLTSLAYFELSTDTDRYWKEKESIVISGGGAFQALKHLIFHCPKVSLIFEVGALPKLEKLEILFCHLTHHISYLAVGIEHLPAPTLEQIIIKLTRNIKSGFSITINDWDDNDWECDYASDQETDSLIKQLRKLRSVLKRAFKKHHPGADIYIEFEDYSYDPSQQKERYRSDEEAESVDDEDDEGAHQVNGSQTAAQVQTNTRQLIELIDAQEDSARMSINIDAPLMVGTSIDLAVGLEGWQGGRGSQDLAVLESSEQPSTSLLAPLPSSIPLFAWADTAEPMANFSVDININNDLLVQQGNDGMLVNTVGQYLDLNQQAHARELFDLNHASSADSESLQLPFRSLLAPSSSSLHHTLELSLWPDAAETERDYLNPAPNEITDEEFFVD is encoded by the exons ATGGGGGATGCAAATGTGCTGGAGCGTATACTCGACGGAGCCGCGGACCCGACGAATCTGTCATTACAACTCTTAAAGGACATCACGGGAAATTTCTCTCAAGACAGAAAAATTGGCCAGGGAGGATTTGGAGAGGTTTACAAG GGTGTACTCGGAGAAAAGATTGTTGCTGTGAAGAGGATCCATATAAACGAAAACACAGTTGACGACGGTCTATTTCGTCGTGAGTTTGGTAGCCTGTCGAAAACTAATCATCGGAATGTAGTACGGTTTCTTGGCGTCTGCTCTAACACACTTCAGAAAACGATAGAGGATGCTTGGTCAGGAGAGATTAGGTTGGCCAGCGTATTAGAGAGATTGCTCTGCTTCGAGTACATCAGCAATGGAAGCCTTGATAAGCATATTACGG ATGAATTAAGAGGGCTTGAATGGGAAACGCGTTATGAAATAATCACCGGGATTTGCAAGGGCCTGCGTTATCTTCACAAAgaaaaagatattattcatatggACCTTAAACCGGCAAATATTTTACTACATCATCAAGATGGAAAATATATGATTCCAAAGATCACGGATTTTGGTCTGGCAAGACCAAATAAAAACTCGCATACTGTGGGTCAATGTTATGGAACACC AGGATATTGGGCTCCAGAATGCAGGGATGACAGCAAAACTACAACCGCATGTGATATATATAGTTTGGGTGCCATAATCATAGAATTAGTAACGGGGTGTAAGGACATCCCTGACAAAAACTAC GTACTTCGAAGGTGGAGACACAGATGGAATAATCCACCGACGCAACTACAATACCAACAAGTAACTAGATGCATCGATATAGCGGTACGCTGCAGGGAAAAAAACCCGGAATCTAGACCTTCTATATCGGAGATAATCAACTTTCTGAGCGAATCTGAAGAAACATGTGGCCAG ATAATCCCTTGTTTAGATGAAGATGACATGCTTCGGATTAATCCGCTCGAATTGCGGCTACCTTCTGAGCTGAAGAACGAGATATCATGCAAAGTTGAGCCAAGGAATGGTACACGTAATTGCATTGCCTTCAACATCCAACTGCCAAGCGCACAGTACAGCGCACAACCAGTCAAATGCATTGTGCAACCAAGATCCATGTATGTTGTGATGATAACCGTGCAAGCAAGAGATGTTCGTGAGCACGACCATGCCGACAAGCTCATCGTAGAAAGCATGAAATGGACTGAGGGCCTTGGACAAGAGGATATCATAGAATGTATGTCTGGTGCAGAGAAGCGCAAAGAAGTTGATGAGGTGGATCTGATTGTTGTATATGAGACTACGAAGCCCCAAGAAAATTGCAAGCGTAGAAGAGAGACCAACATGCCAGGTGATGAAGACCCCAAG GCGAGGAAGATAAAGATTGTTGAGTCTGCTTCCTGTAGCGGCGAGAATAAAGAGGCACCTTCCATG GACATCAACTCCAGCACAAGAGGACAATGTACTGGGAAAACAGAGCAGTGCAAATTGTACCCACTACAAAGCTTTTCACGCCATTCTGCTACCAACGAGAAATACCTAGGGAAAAAGAGCCATCGAGCTGTGGATGTCTCAAGGGGGGCCATGGGTAGCCTGCTCGACAAGCTGGGAAAGCTCGTCACGGAGGACTATAGTCTGGATCCGAGCATCAAGAGTGATATCGAGTCTTTCTCATCAGAGCTGGAGATCATGCATCAAGACCTCCCGAAGCTGGAAAATATTGATAATGCCAAGATTTGGGTTGACAAAGTAAGGGAGCTGTCATATTACATAGAGGATATGGTCGATACCTTCTTGGTGCACGTCGAGCTTGACTCCAGTAGGTGTGGCTTCAGGGAGCTCACATGTAAGGGGCTAAAGCTTTTGGTGAATGGCATGACAACTCACGATCATACTGATGATGTGATCAAAGACATCAAGGTCAAAGTTAAGGCTGTGGCCGATGGGAAAGGGAAGTACAATATCGATGTGAACAATGTTGTAGCTAATGCAATTGAGAAAGCTGCCATTTACCCTCGGATGGCTGTGTACACAAATAAAGAACATCTCATTGGCATTGAAACGCCAAGAGATGACGTAATAGGGCTATTTGAGGAGGGTGGCGATGTAGATAAGCAAGAGCTCAGGATAGTCTCTATCGTTGGAATGGGAGGATTGGGCAAAACCACACTTGCCAAGGCGGTGTATGAAGAGTTTAAAGGCTACAGTCATAAAGCTTTTGTTTCGGTGGGCCAGAATCCTGATCTGGTAAATGTTTTGAAGAAGACTATCCGTGATTGTCAAGGTCGAGAATATAATGCAGCAAAACTGGAACAACTGGATGTGGAGCAGCTTTGCAACGAACTCCGCAATTTTCTCAAGGATAAGAG ATACTTCATAGTAATTGATGATTTATGGGGTTGCCCGTTATGGGATACTATTAATTCTGCTTTTCCAAGAGATAAATGTGGTAGTAGAGTGATAACAACAACAAGGATTCAAGAGGTTGTTGATCGTGAAAGTTGGAATGTTGAGAACAAAGTTTATAGAATCAAACCACTCAGTCATAAAGACTCAAGAAGTCTATTTTTTAGAAGAATATCTGATCCTAGAAAAGATTGCCCTGTTACACCTCGAAAAGAAGAGATTTTAGCAGATATTCTGAGAAGATGTGGTGGCATGCCGCTTGCTATTAACAGTATAGCAAGCCATCTAGCTCGTCATTCATCAGAATCGTCCTGGGAGCATGTAAGGAAATCTTTGGGTGCTACTCAATGTAATGATGTTGAACAGATGAAGAAAATATTGGATCTTAGCTACATACATCTTCCTGATCATCTGAAGACATGTCTTCTTTATGTCTGTATGTATTCAGAGGATCGAAAGATAAATAAAAATGATTTGTTGAGGCAGTGGGTAGCTGAAGGTTTCGTGAGTACAGACGGGGGGCAGGATGCAGAGGATGTTGCAGAAGAGTACTTCAAAGCGCTCATAGACATGTTTATGATCCAACCTTGGAAGATAGACTACTGCACCAATGAAGTGTTGTCTTGCAGAGTACACGATATAATTCTTGAGCTTATGAGATCCAAGTCAAGTGAAGAGAAATTTATTCATGTAATTGATGGTTTGAAAGATGTGTCAGGACAGATCCATCGAGTCTCAGTCCAGTACAATGATAAGGAGGATAGTAGAACTCTTAAAACAATCAAAGGGTCACTATCACATGCTCGGTCAGTGTTACTTTACCGAGCCTCGCTTTTGCCTGCCTTTCTGGAATTCAAGCATGTCCGAGTTTTGCACCTTGAAGATAAAGTATATTCAAGAGAGCCCCTAGACCTCACTGGTATCAGTAGTTTGTTTTTCCTAAGGTATTTAAAGATTGCACTCCACCCATTGTCTGGTGACCTTAAATTACCTGATCAACTTGGGCAGCTACAACAATTGGAGACAATACATCTAAAAGGAGGTGGACTAAAGAAGTATCCATCAGATCTTTGTACTTTGCCCCGGTTATCGTGTCTCATATATAGTAGATATGGGGGTATAATGTTGCCTTACGGGATTGAAAGGTTGAAATCTCTGCACATCCTGAAAGGTGTATGTCTGTATAAAAGCTCTGTAGAAACTATCAAGGGCCTTGGCGAGCTGACCAACTTGAGAAATCTTGGGATCAATTCGAATTTCCCTATTGGATGGGGATTTCATGAATCGGAGGAAGTGGCATATGCACGTATGAATGCCTTGCACTCTTCCATTTCGAGTCTTTCCACCAGCGTCAGGATCCTTACTTTGCATGCATATTTACCTGGGCATGATATGGAGTACTGGAACAGGACACTGTTTCCTCAAGGTTCTCATATTCGGAAGCTCCATCTGAGCGGCTGCAGTTTTTATACATGCCCCGAGTGGATTGGTCAGCTCCATGATCTATATAGTCTTACTATTACGGTGATGGAGGTGGCTGATAGCATCAGTATTGTTGAAGGGTTGACTTCACTTGCGTACTTTGAGCTCTCTACTGATACTGATAGGTATTGGAAAGAAAAGGAAAGTATAGTCATCTCTGGCGGCGGGGCATtccaagcactcaagcacctgatTTTCCATTGTCCAAAGGTGTCACTGATCTTTGAAGTGGGGGCGTTGCCCAAACTTGAGAAGCTTGAAATACTGTTCTGTCACCTGACGCATCACATATCCTACCTGGCCGTTGGCATAGAGCACTTGCCAGCTCCAACCCTTGAACAAATCATTATAAAATTGACCAGAAACATCAAGTCAGGCTTCAGCATAACTATCAATGACTGGGATGATAACGATTGGGAGTGTGACTATGCTTCAGATCAGGAAACAGACAGTTTAATAAAACAACTAAGAAAGTTGAGGAGCGTATTGAAGAGAGCATTTAAGAAGCATCATCCTGGCGCTGACATCTACATTGAGTTTGAAGATTATAGCTATGATCCTTCGCAACAAAAAGAAAGATATAGGTCAGATGAAGAGGCGGAGTCTgttgatgatgaagacgatgaggGTGCTCATCAAGTGAATGGATCTCAAACTGCAGCACAAGTCCAGACTAACACAAGGCAATTAATTGAGCTAATTGACGCGCAAGAAGATTCGGCTAGGATGAGCATTAACATTGATGCGCCTCTGATGGTGGGCACGTCCATAGATCTTGCGGTCGGTTTGGAGGGGTGGCAAGGTGGACGCGGCAGTCAAGATTTGGCCGTTCTGGAATCCTCGGAGCAGCCTTCTACAAGTCTGCTTGCCCCCTTGCCTTCCTCCATTCCCCTGTTTGCATGGGCAGACACAGCCGAGCCCATGGCCAACTTTTCTGTTGATATCAACATCAACAATGATCTCTTAGTTCAGCAGGGTAACGATGGCATGCTGGTTAATACAGTGGGACAATATCTTGATCTCAACCAGCAGGCTCATGCACGTGAACTTTTTGATCTCAATCATGCTTCTTCGGCAGATTCGGAATCCTTGCAGCTGCCCTTTAGAAGTCTGCttgccccttcttcctcctcccttcaCCACACACTAGAACTTTCCTTATGGCCGGACGCAGCCGAGACCGAAAGGGATTATCTCAATCCGGCCCCTAATGAGATTACTGATGAAGAATTTTTTGTGGATTGA
- the LOC123157020 gene encoding disease resistance protein RGA5 isoform X2, with the protein MLRINPLELRLPSELKNEISCKVEPRNGTRNCIAFNIQLPSAQYSAQPVKCIVQPRSMYVVMITVQARDVREHDHADKLIVESMKWTEGLGQEDIIECMSGAEKRKEVDEVDLIVVYETTKPQENCKRRRETNMPGDEDPKARKIKIVESASCSGENKEAPSMDINSSTRGQCTGKTEQCKLYPLQSFSRHSATNEKYLGKKSHRAVDVSRGAMGSLLDKLGKLVTEDYSLDPSIKSDIESFSSELEIMHQDLPKLENIDNAKIWVDKVRELSYYIEDMVDTFLVHVELDSSRCGFRELTCKGLKLLVNGMTTHDHTDDVIKDIKVKVKAVADGKGKYNIDVNNVVANAIEKAAIYPRMAVYTNKEHLIGIETPRDDVIGLFEEGGDVDKQELRIVSIVGMGGLGKTTLAKAVYEEFKGYSHKAFVSVGQNPDLVNVLKKTIRDCQGREYNAAKLEQLDVEQLCNELRNFLKDKRYFIVIDDLWGCPLWDTINSAFPRDKCGSRVITTTRIQEVVDRESWNVENKVYRIKPLSHKDSRSLFFRRISDPRKDCPVTPRKEEILADILRRCGGMPLAINSIASHLARHSSESSWEHVRKSLGATQCNDVEQMKKILDLSYIHLPDHLKTCLLYVCMYSEDRKINKNDLLRQWVAEGFVSTDGGQDAEDVAEEYFKALIDMFMIQPWKIDYCTNEVLSCRVHDIILELMRSKSSEEKFIHVIDGLKDVSGQIHRVSVQYNDKEDSRTLKTIKGSLSHARSVLLYRASLLPAFLEFKHVRVLHLEDKVYSREPLDLTGISSLFFLRYLKIALHPLSGDLKLPDQLGQLQQLETIHLKGGGLKKYPSDLCTLPRLSCLIYSRYGGIMLPYGIERLKSLHILKGVCLYKSSVETIKGLGELTNLRNLGINSNFPIGWGFHESEEVAYARMNALHSSISSLSTSVRILTLHAYLPGHDMEYWNRTLFPQGSHIRKLHLSGCSFYTCPEWIGQLHDLYSLTITVMEVADSISIVEGLTSLAYFELSTDTDRYWKEKESIVISGGGAFQALKHLIFHCPKVSLIFEVGALPKLEKLEILFCHLTHHISYLAVGIEHLPAPTLEQIIIKLTRNIKSGFSITINDWDDNDWECDYASDQETDSLIKQLRKLRSVLKRAFKKHHPGADIYIEFEDYSYDPSQQKERYRSDEEAESVDDEDDEGAHQVNGSQTAAQVQTNTRQLIELIDAQEDSARMSINIDAPLMVGTSIDLAVGLEGWQGGRGSQDLAVLESSEQPSTSLLAPLPSSIPLFAWADTAEPMANFSVDININNDLLVQQGNDGMLVNTVGQYLDLNQQAHARELFDLNHASSADSESLQLPFRSLLAPSSSSLHHTLELSLWPDAAETERDYLNPAPNEITDEEFFVD; encoded by the exons ATGCTTCGGATTAATCCGCTCGAATTGCGGCTACCTTCTGAGCTGAAGAACGAGATATCATGCAAAGTTGAGCCAAGGAATGGTACACGTAATTGCATTGCCTTCAACATCCAACTGCCAAGCGCACAGTACAGCGCACAACCAGTCAAATGCATTGTGCAACCAAGATCCATGTATGTTGTGATGATAACCGTGCAAGCAAGAGATGTTCGTGAGCACGACCATGCCGACAAGCTCATCGTAGAAAGCATGAAATGGACTGAGGGCCTTGGACAAGAGGATATCATAGAATGTATGTCTGGTGCAGAGAAGCGCAAAGAAGTTGATGAGGTGGATCTGATTGTTGTATATGAGACTACGAAGCCCCAAGAAAATTGCAAGCGTAGAAGAGAGACCAACATGCCAGGTGATGAAGACCCCAAG GCGAGGAAGATAAAGATTGTTGAGTCTGCTTCCTGTAGCGGCGAGAATAAAGAGGCACCTTCCATG GACATCAACTCCAGCACAAGAGGACAATGTACTGGGAAAACAGAGCAGTGCAAATTGTACCCACTACAAAGCTTTTCACGCCATTCTGCTACCAACGAGAAATACCTAGGGAAAAAGAGCCATCGAGCTGTGGATGTCTCAAGGGGGGCCATGGGTAGCCTGCTCGACAAGCTGGGAAAGCTCGTCACGGAGGACTATAGTCTGGATCCGAGCATCAAGAGTGATATCGAGTCTTTCTCATCAGAGCTGGAGATCATGCATCAAGACCTCCCGAAGCTGGAAAATATTGATAATGCCAAGATTTGGGTTGACAAAGTAAGGGAGCTGTCATATTACATAGAGGATATGGTCGATACCTTCTTGGTGCACGTCGAGCTTGACTCCAGTAGGTGTGGCTTCAGGGAGCTCACATGTAAGGGGCTAAAGCTTTTGGTGAATGGCATGACAACTCACGATCATACTGATGATGTGATCAAAGACATCAAGGTCAAAGTTAAGGCTGTGGCCGATGGGAAAGGGAAGTACAATATCGATGTGAACAATGTTGTAGCTAATGCAATTGAGAAAGCTGCCATTTACCCTCGGATGGCTGTGTACACAAATAAAGAACATCTCATTGGCATTGAAACGCCAAGAGATGACGTAATAGGGCTATTTGAGGAGGGTGGCGATGTAGATAAGCAAGAGCTCAGGATAGTCTCTATCGTTGGAATGGGAGGATTGGGCAAAACCACACTTGCCAAGGCGGTGTATGAAGAGTTTAAAGGCTACAGTCATAAAGCTTTTGTTTCGGTGGGCCAGAATCCTGATCTGGTAAATGTTTTGAAGAAGACTATCCGTGATTGTCAAGGTCGAGAATATAATGCAGCAAAACTGGAACAACTGGATGTGGAGCAGCTTTGCAACGAACTCCGCAATTTTCTCAAGGATAAGAG ATACTTCATAGTAATTGATGATTTATGGGGTTGCCCGTTATGGGATACTATTAATTCTGCTTTTCCAAGAGATAAATGTGGTAGTAGAGTGATAACAACAACAAGGATTCAAGAGGTTGTTGATCGTGAAAGTTGGAATGTTGAGAACAAAGTTTATAGAATCAAACCACTCAGTCATAAAGACTCAAGAAGTCTATTTTTTAGAAGAATATCTGATCCTAGAAAAGATTGCCCTGTTACACCTCGAAAAGAAGAGATTTTAGCAGATATTCTGAGAAGATGTGGTGGCATGCCGCTTGCTATTAACAGTATAGCAAGCCATCTAGCTCGTCATTCATCAGAATCGTCCTGGGAGCATGTAAGGAAATCTTTGGGTGCTACTCAATGTAATGATGTTGAACAGATGAAGAAAATATTGGATCTTAGCTACATACATCTTCCTGATCATCTGAAGACATGTCTTCTTTATGTCTGTATGTATTCAGAGGATCGAAAGATAAATAAAAATGATTTGTTGAGGCAGTGGGTAGCTGAAGGTTTCGTGAGTACAGACGGGGGGCAGGATGCAGAGGATGTTGCAGAAGAGTACTTCAAAGCGCTCATAGACATGTTTATGATCCAACCTTGGAAGATAGACTACTGCACCAATGAAGTGTTGTCTTGCAGAGTACACGATATAATTCTTGAGCTTATGAGATCCAAGTCAAGTGAAGAGAAATTTATTCATGTAATTGATGGTTTGAAAGATGTGTCAGGACAGATCCATCGAGTCTCAGTCCAGTACAATGATAAGGAGGATAGTAGAACTCTTAAAACAATCAAAGGGTCACTATCACATGCTCGGTCAGTGTTACTTTACCGAGCCTCGCTTTTGCCTGCCTTTCTGGAATTCAAGCATGTCCGAGTTTTGCACCTTGAAGATAAAGTATATTCAAGAGAGCCCCTAGACCTCACTGGTATCAGTAGTTTGTTTTTCCTAAGGTATTTAAAGATTGCACTCCACCCATTGTCTGGTGACCTTAAATTACCTGATCAACTTGGGCAGCTACAACAATTGGAGACAATACATCTAAAAGGAGGTGGACTAAAGAAGTATCCATCAGATCTTTGTACTTTGCCCCGGTTATCGTGTCTCATATATAGTAGATATGGGGGTATAATGTTGCCTTACGGGATTGAAAGGTTGAAATCTCTGCACATCCTGAAAGGTGTATGTCTGTATAAAAGCTCTGTAGAAACTATCAAGGGCCTTGGCGAGCTGACCAACTTGAGAAATCTTGGGATCAATTCGAATTTCCCTATTGGATGGGGATTTCATGAATCGGAGGAAGTGGCATATGCACGTATGAATGCCTTGCACTCTTCCATTTCGAGTCTTTCCACCAGCGTCAGGATCCTTACTTTGCATGCATATTTACCTGGGCATGATATGGAGTACTGGAACAGGACACTGTTTCCTCAAGGTTCTCATATTCGGAAGCTCCATCTGAGCGGCTGCAGTTTTTATACATGCCCCGAGTGGATTGGTCAGCTCCATGATCTATATAGTCTTACTATTACGGTGATGGAGGTGGCTGATAGCATCAGTATTGTTGAAGGGTTGACTTCACTTGCGTACTTTGAGCTCTCTACTGATACTGATAGGTATTGGAAAGAAAAGGAAAGTATAGTCATCTCTGGCGGCGGGGCATtccaagcactcaagcacctgatTTTCCATTGTCCAAAGGTGTCACTGATCTTTGAAGTGGGGGCGTTGCCCAAACTTGAGAAGCTTGAAATACTGTTCTGTCACCTGACGCATCACATATCCTACCTGGCCGTTGGCATAGAGCACTTGCCAGCTCCAACCCTTGAACAAATCATTATAAAATTGACCAGAAACATCAAGTCAGGCTTCAGCATAACTATCAATGACTGGGATGATAACGATTGGGAGTGTGACTATGCTTCAGATCAGGAAACAGACAGTTTAATAAAACAACTAAGAAAGTTGAGGAGCGTATTGAAGAGAGCATTTAAGAAGCATCATCCTGGCGCTGACATCTACATTGAGTTTGAAGATTATAGCTATGATCCTTCGCAACAAAAAGAAAGATATAGGTCAGATGAAGAGGCGGAGTCTgttgatgatgaagacgatgaggGTGCTCATCAAGTGAATGGATCTCAAACTGCAGCACAAGTCCAGACTAACACAAGGCAATTAATTGAGCTAATTGACGCGCAAGAAGATTCGGCTAGGATGAGCATTAACATTGATGCGCCTCTGATGGTGGGCACGTCCATAGATCTTGCGGTCGGTTTGGAGGGGTGGCAAGGTGGACGCGGCAGTCAAGATTTGGCCGTTCTGGAATCCTCGGAGCAGCCTTCTACAAGTCTGCTTGCCCCCTTGCCTTCCTCCATTCCCCTGTTTGCATGGGCAGACACAGCCGAGCCCATGGCCAACTTTTCTGTTGATATCAACATCAACAATGATCTCTTAGTTCAGCAGGGTAACGATGGCATGCTGGTTAATACAGTGGGACAATATCTTGATCTCAACCAGCAGGCTCATGCACGTGAACTTTTTGATCTCAATCATGCTTCTTCGGCAGATTCGGAATCCTTGCAGCTGCCCTTTAGAAGTCTGCttgccccttcttcctcctcccttcaCCACACACTAGAACTTTCCTTATGGCCGGACGCAGCCGAGACCGAAAGGGATTATCTCAATCCGGCCCCTAATGAGATTACTGATGAAGAATTTTTTGTGGATTGA